One Acidimicrobiales bacterium DNA window includes the following coding sequences:
- a CDS encoding polyphenol oxidase family protein codes for MTAPVKRLDARAGAAGALLGARVRWTGRAEGDLRPAGPATAGRLDDLVGAPVSWLRQVHGDGVVVVGRPRPGVVRGDEGDALVTADAAVPLAVLTADCAPVALASPEGVVAAVHAGWAGLVAGVVQRAVAVMRDLGATDVLGALGPCIRPECYEFGASELERVAGALGPSVRAVTSSGLPALDLPAAVRAALARAGADLAADEGVCTACAAERHYSYRARREPERQAMVVWRAA; via the coding sequence GTGACCGCGCCCGTGAAGCGCCTGGACGCCCGCGCCGGAGCGGCGGGCGCGCTCCTCGGTGCGCGCGTGCGGTGGACGGGCCGCGCCGAGGGCGACCTGCGCCCGGCCGGACCGGCGACGGCCGGCCGGCTCGACGACCTCGTTGGGGCGCCGGTGTCGTGGCTGCGCCAGGTGCACGGTGACGGCGTGGTGGTCGTCGGGCGCCCCCGCCCGGGGGTCGTCCGCGGCGACGAGGGTGACGCCCTCGTCACGGCGGACGCCGCCGTGCCCCTCGCCGTGCTCACGGCCGACTGCGCGCCCGTCGCGCTGGCCAGCCCCGAAGGCGTGGTCGCCGCCGTGCACGCCGGTTGGGCGGGCCTGGTCGCCGGAGTCGTCCAGCGCGCCGTCGCGGTGATGCGCGACCTCGGCGCCACCGACGTGCTGGGCGCCCTGGGCCCGTGCATCCGCCCCGAGTGCTACGAGTTCGGTGCCTCCGAGCTCGAGCGGGTGGCCGGCGCGCTGGGGCCGTCGGTGCGGGCCGTCACCTCCTCCGGCCTGCCCGCCCTCGACCTGCCGGCGGCCGTGCGCGCTGCGCTGGCGCGTGCCGGCGCCGACCTGGCCGCCGACGAGGGCGTGTGCACGGCCTGCGCGGCCGAACGCCACTACTCGTACCGGGCGCGGCGAGAGCCCGAGCGCCAGGCCATGGTCGTGTGGAGGGCGGCGTGA
- a CDS encoding YggS family pyridoxal phosphate enzyme, with protein sequence MTAVATLADRVAGVRRRIDAVAGGRRVTLVAVTKGFGRDTVAAARAAGLDDLGESYAHELVAKADAIGDGGRWHFLGAVQRRKVRHLAPVVALWQSVDRLGAGREIARHAPGASVLVQVNVTGLANRNGCTWDDAPGLVEGLSALGLDVRGLMAVGGRDDPRAEFRRLAVLARSLGLREVSTGMSGDLEVAVEEGSTMVRVGQALFGPRPVPDRAGRRNYPAAQGGS encoded by the coding sequence GTGACAGCCGTCGCCACGCTGGCCGACCGCGTGGCGGGCGTCCGCCGAAGGATCGACGCCGTCGCCGGCGGCCGGCGCGTCACGCTCGTCGCCGTCACCAAGGGGTTCGGGCGCGACACCGTCGCCGCCGCCCGCGCCGCCGGTCTCGACGACCTGGGCGAGAGCTACGCGCACGAGCTGGTGGCCAAGGCCGACGCCATCGGCGACGGCGGCCGCTGGCACTTCCTCGGCGCCGTGCAGCGACGCAAGGTCCGCCACCTGGCACCCGTCGTCGCCCTGTGGCAGTCGGTCGACCGCCTGGGCGCCGGACGCGAGATCGCCCGCCACGCGCCCGGCGCCTCGGTGCTGGTCCAGGTCAACGTCACCGGCCTGGCGAACCGGAACGGGTGCACGTGGGACGACGCACCCGGCCTGGTGGAGGGGCTGTCGGCCCTCGGCCTCGACGTGCGCGGCCTGATGGCGGTGGGCGGCCGCGACGACCCGCGCGCCGAGTTTCGCCGCCTCGCCGTCCTCGCCCGCAGCCTCGGGCTCCGCGAGGTCTCGACGGGCATGTCGGGCGACCTCGAGGTCGCCGTGGAGGAGGGCTCGACCATGGTCCGCGTGGGCCAGGCGCTCTTCGGTCCCCGCCCGGTCCCCGATCGCGCCGGTCGACGAAACTATCCTGCCGCACAAGGAGGCTCGTAA
- the sepF gene encoding cell division protein SepF, whose amino-acid sequence MPGMLRRAMVYLGLVDDDYDDYEPSYEEPAPAPSRPGPRSYAPEPAYEPAPSSSSIRTLPRESPGPPEGVASVTPRPSVVRAVPQAQTAKVHVIAPSHFPDAKEIGDRLKASQPVIVNLQAAERELERRMIDFCSGAAYVLGGSMDKVADHVFLLTPTNVEVSAEEKRRLQERGLYRT is encoded by the coding sequence ATGCCTGGCATGCTCCGGCGGGCGATGGTCTATCTCGGCCTCGTCGACGACGACTACGACGACTACGAGCCCTCGTACGAGGAGCCGGCGCCAGCGCCGTCCCGGCCGGGGCCCCGGTCGTACGCCCCCGAGCCCGCCTACGAGCCGGCGCCCAGCAGCAGCAGCATCCGTACGCTGCCGCGCGAGTCGCCCGGACCTCCCGAGGGCGTGGCGTCGGTGACGCCCCGCCCGTCGGTCGTGCGAGCCGTGCCCCAGGCGCAGACGGCCAAGGTCCACGTCATCGCGCCGTCGCACTTCCCCGACGCCAAGGAGATCGGCGACCGGCTGAAGGCGAGCCAGCCGGTGATCGTCAACCTCCAGGCGGCCGAGCGGGAGCTCGAGCGGCGCATGATCGACTTCTGCAGCGGTGCGGCCTACGTCCTCGGCGGGTCCATGGACAAGGTCGCCGACCACGTCTTCCTGCTCACCCCCACCAACGTCGAGGTGTCGGCCGAGGAGAAGCGGCGGCTGCAAGAGCGTGGCCTGTACCGCACGTGA
- a CDS encoding YggT family protein, whose amino-acid sequence MNVVCLLLSLYLVAIFGRIVLSWFPISPDSPMAPVFSFLYNITEPVLGPIRRLLPPIGVGGMGLDLSPIIVVFGAQLLLFPLLGCRFSL is encoded by the coding sequence GTGAACGTCGTCTGCCTGCTGCTCAGCCTGTACCTGGTCGCCATCTTCGGGCGGATCGTCCTGAGCTGGTTCCCGATCTCGCCCGACTCGCCCATGGCGCCGGTGTTCTCGTTCCTCTACAACATCACCGAGCCCGTGCTCGGCCCCATCCGCCGGCTGCTCCCGCCCATCGGCGTGGGCGGCATGGGCCTCGACCTGTCGCCCATCATCGTGGTGTTCGGCGCCCAACTGCTGCTCTTCCCGCTCCTCGGGTGCCGGTTCAGCCTGTAG
- a CDS encoding DivIVA domain-containing protein, producing MDVSPQTIRQVEFREKLRGYHQDDVDEFLERVAAGLEIVQERLRQATERAVRAEQAVGERREDDDSLRRTLVLAQRTADLAMKEAKEQAARLLQEAESEAATITAEAEAEARRLTDEAQTQAREEVRQLTEARDQLREEVDRLVGYLDEQRSRAKAVLTEAARNLDEALATPAPPPPQAPRRAPGPGVGDGGPFGFAGMPGGNRTQSEYRDARSGS from the coding sequence GTGGACGTCTCCCCGCAGACAATCCGTCAGGTCGAGTTCCGCGAGAAGCTCCGTGGGTACCACCAGGACGACGTCGACGAGTTCCTCGAGCGGGTGGCGGCCGGGCTCGAGATCGTGCAGGAGCGCCTGCGCCAGGCGACCGAGCGGGCCGTGCGCGCCGAGCAGGCCGTCGGCGAGCGGCGGGAGGACGACGACTCGCTGCGCCGCACCCTCGTGCTCGCGCAGCGCACCGCCGACCTCGCCATGAAGGAGGCCAAGGAGCAGGCGGCGCGCCTGCTCCAGGAGGCCGAGAGCGAGGCCGCCACCATCACCGCCGAGGCCGAGGCGGAGGCTCGCCGTCTCACCGACGAGGCGCAGACGCAGGCACGCGAAGAGGTCCGGCAGCTGACCGAGGCGCGCGACCAGTTGCGCGAGGAGGTCGACCGGTTGGTCGGCTACCTCGACGAGCAGCGGTCGCGCGCCAAGGCGGTGCTCACCGAGGCCGCTCGCAACCTCGACGAGGCTCTGGCGACACCTGCGCCGCCCCCGCCGCAGGCTCCTCGGCGCGCGCCGGGCCCGGGCGTCGGCGACGGTGGGCCGTTCGGCTTCGCGGGCATGCCCGGCGGCAACCGCACGCAGTCCGAATACCGGGACGCTCGTTCCGGCTCCTGA